GGCGGCTGCGTCCTGGGTTACTGGTTTCAGCAACTCAGTGTGGTTATCTGCCCTGACTCTCCAACTGCCACTCTGTGGCCCTTATGTACTAGATCACTTTCTCTGTGAAGTCCCTGCTCTGCTCAAGTTGTCCTGTGTTGACACAACAGCAAATGAGGCTGAACTATTCCTTGTAAGTGTGTTATTCCATCTGGTACCCTTGACACTTATTCTTATATCGTATGCTTTTATTGCTCAAGCAGTGTTGAGAATCCAATCTGCTGAAGGTAGACAAAAAGCATTTGGAACATGTGGCTCCCATCTGATTGTGGTGTCCCTTTTTTATGGTACAGCTATCTCCATGTACCTGCAACCACCTTCAACCAACTCCAAGGACCGGGGAAAGTTGGTTTCCCTCTTCTATGGAATCATCGCACCCATGCTGAACCCCCTGATATATACACTTAGAAACAAAGAGGTAAAGGAGGCATTTAAAAGGTTAGTTGCAAGAGTTTTCTCAATCAAGAAATAAgtgttacaaagaagaaaaacaggccCCAAACGGAGTCACTTGTACTAAGCCCATGAAACCAAACCAGGACTTGATACCTAATGCAATTGCAGTCTTAACCCTCCAGGAATGTTTGCTTAGACAACCTGGAATTTCCTGGTCAGCAGTAAGTGAGGTAATCTGCCTAATAggtccttcccttccccttgggAGGGCAATCTTGCCTGAAACAATGcattttttcctaataatttcCCTTTTTGCCCCACctttctgcctttaaaaacctttcctttcTACAGCTATGCAGAGCTCTTTTTTGTTTGCTAGATGGGATGTTGCTTAATTCATGAATTGTTCAATAAAGCTAATTAGATGTTTAAAATGTACTCAGTTGAATCTCTGTTATTTAACACAATGAATATGCAAGTGATAAGCTCTGTAAACGATTAATGTTTATGTTGCTTACTAACTTCAAGTTGCCCTATTTTCATCATTCCTACAGAGAACTTTTGTGTTTATCTCCCTCAAATAAAATTTCATTGACAGAAAGCTACATTAGTCTTCTTTTGCCTGAACATATTTATTGAACAGATATCCACAACTAGCCTTCCAGTTCACCAGAAACTGTGTAATCTGAACCTCTTCAAACTTTACATCAATGTTTGTATAATTTGGTGTAGCTTAGACCCTTCTAAGAATATGGTAAAGGCCAGAAATCATTTCTCTGGTAATATCATACGTACACACGCACTCAGAAACACACATTTTTTCACACAATTAGAGGAGGTTTACCAAAACCctaaaaaaataacaactttaAATGAGGTTATCAactcatgtttaaaattttcaatatcACTTCCATGTCAGCATAATAATAAAAACCAGTGATTTTTCTTCTAGATTGTGCTTGGATTTTCCATTCTCTATACTCAGGTTTTCCTCTTCATTGGAAACATCCctttttacttcctttatagATCAAATCCTAGGCATTTATTAGGCCTCACTAATTTTCACTtccttgaaatttttttcataattctccCAATTATCAATATTTTCCCTATTTTCTTAACCCCTAAAACACTTACAGCCTAGATTTTAAAATAGCACATCATATAGTGAGTTCCAATGATTTCCTGTTTCATACACGTTTCTTGCACAACAATAGTTTCATTACATTTTAATCTCCTTAAGAGAACATAGCAGTGACTTAGTCCTGCCCCAAACCCTCCACTGCAATTATTGTAAAGTTTAATCTGTTAATATGGCTTATAACTCCTTACATGATCACTCCAACCAATGCAAAACTTTCTTCACTTTCATTTGATGCCatgtgagattcatccattttgattcattttttatCCTGTGGTATACTCCTTAGTATGAATGGACCACAGTGTATTAAGCAGGTCTCCAAATGATACTCATCTAGGTGATTTCCAATTTTCTGCTACCACAAATAAAGCTGTTATCAACATTGCTATACCTACCTCTTGGGTATATGAGCTAGAATTTTTCTATAGATGTGGAATTTCTGGGGCATAGTTATATGTAAATCTTCAAATTTACTATATATTGcctgtttccatttatttgtattatttttatttattatggaaCTACATCACATAATTGTcaataaactaaaatatttatttatggtaAATGGAGATgcatgaagaagaaataagttaTAGTTACCATTTTATATCCTATAGAAAAGTCAATACTGCAAATCATTTGCCCTTAGAGTACTCCATCAAAAATTTCCTATGCCTTTTATTCAAAATGTTCATTGTAAAAGACAGCAAGTCTTCAACATGATACATTTACTATCTCCTTATAGATGAACTGATAAAACTGACAATTATTAATTGAGAAAGAACTATATGTTAACACtttgctaggcactggggatacagcagtgaatgcAATGCTTAATGGGAAGTGAATATATAGTAGAGTGGAAAACTAATGAGCAATTAACAAATACAATAGAATCAAGAACTcaatgtttatctttttctctgtcttgaaTAAGGTGGTAATTTTTGACACAATCTTGTAAGTTCCTCTTTCTAATCTTCCTTACTTTTCTTATGAAATGCTAAGGACAGATACATAACACTTATTGATGTACCAATTGTCTTTCACAATGCCTGCAAATATGTTTGATGAATAAAGTTTATTGAATTCCCAGAGTAATTGGCATTAGGAGTTTTTTGGAAATTGCTGCTGAAGATTGAGTAGAGAACAACAAAAAAGTCACTGATAGAGAATAGCTCTCCTAGATACTCCCACTGAATCCCTGCTCAACAAAATGCCGTCCATAAGCGAGGGAATGATTATTCTAGTTATGTCAGGAAAGTTGAGATTTGATGGTGCGCATGCCATTAACGCGTAAAGCCTCAGGGCTGCTGAGTAGCTCTCAGAGGCAACTGTAAAGCAAAGAGAACATAATGACAGGAGCTGAGTCACGCTAGCTCTCCACTGCAATCAGTCCTTTATTGACTGTTTCTCCTCTAAGACAGATAACCCTAGAGATTGCTCCATTTTGTGAGTTATAATGAAACTGGCTTGAaactttttaatggctgcatgcAGCATGGGGAGAACATGTTAATCAGTTCTGCTCTTCCAAGAGCTGGATCTCTGTGGACACGGAGAAAACAAGATCGTGGTTATCAATAGTTCAACTCTAATAGCCATTATAATGAGATCTCTAGGGTCTTGTTTTTCCTTCCAACTTGTATTAAAGAGCAGCAGAAGTTGAAAAATCACTCTTTCTCTTGCTCTAGTTTTAAATGTTACTGATGACCTCATTATGTTCATATAAACACGAAACAATTGCAAAATATTTAAAGGTGGAAACAATGTACTATTACATACAGTCTTCTTCCAAGCTTACTCACACCGTTACTTTGAAAATGGCAAGAAGAAAATCAAgctatttagttaaaaaaaaaaactattttcttatACCCTCAGATTTCAAATATTATGAAACTGAAAATTATTTGCAATACAGTAGGAGAAaaatatctcattgttttgatttgtatttatttaattacaaGTGAGACTAAAAATTTTTATAAGTTTGGGGACCATCTGTGttgctattttattaaattttatctcATTGTTCTTTGCCCATTTGTATTACCCAGACAAGTGTAatccttacttatttttaaaaatttatttgttggAAAAGGCCCTTTGATTActaaaaatatttgctctttgTTCCATGTATgtgttgtaaatatttttctctgttttacaaaCTATTAGTAGGCTTTTTCTAAGAACTTATTGAACCAGTGCGATTTGTTCATTGGCCATAAAACTTGACTCCTATATTGCTTTTTACTTTAGTCTTATTTCTATACctataaaatgatacaattttaaaCCCAGATAACATACAAGTTTTGCTTCTGAGATGAGTTTTTTAAGGGTCAGTCATTAGTTTCAAATAACATTAGTTTGGGGAAAAATGTAAGCTTTAATGTGTCACATCAGTGAGTACGATTAATGTTTATTCTTGTGACCGTCTTAGAGGAATCTCTCTAGACCTTAATTCACTGGTTGCAGAGATCATGTTATCATTTTGGAGGTTTTTGGGGGGCAAATTTACCTTCTCCAAAAGGTAATCAGTGTGGTTTCCACTTTTTGTTTGAATATAATTTAAAGACCATGAATGAATCAAATGCagtctatttattttatatttactatatTCCAGTAACCTTACCAatataagtgaaaataaaagttacaaaTCAGGTGACAAAGAGAAACATAATATACTTTTGCattatcattttgaaaaattatattaaaatagaaggaaattagaCTTTAAGATTCTTCCCTCAGAAGACAGACTAAATCTCATTTCAATTCAAGGATAAAAGGTGTTCAAAAGCTGTTCATATTTGCACTATGCTGCCAAACTTTGGTGTTGCCCCACCAAACACCAGGAATATTTTCTCATAGAAATAAAAGTTCAGAGTTTTAGGATATGGATAACTGTGGCCCCAGACAGAAACCAAGAAAAGAGATTTGATTCCCAATCATCTGATGTTATTCCAAGATTTCCCCTAAGAGTATACTCCTCTATTCCCTTCTGCAGCCCAGCCAATTACCCAAAGGAGTATGCAGTCCCTATGATCTCAACAAGAAAACATGTTATGTCAACTTGGAGGCACCATTTTTGATGCTAAGAAGTTAGTCCTTCGTTTTTCAGTCCATCTGGGTCTATAAGAGCTTCCTAATCTGCACTGGTTATCTTCTGAGGGCTTTAGCTGAGAGCTCCTGAAGCCTCCTGAAGGCTGGGTATTCGGCCAAAATGGCAGGTAGACAGGGGATGAATGCTAATGCTATTTTCTATTTCAATTGCCTCTTTTTTCCATAATTTGACTAACCTATGGCAATTATTCCATTTTGTGTTTTCTCTGAGGTAGTGATACACCATTATTCCATCACTCTAGTCAAATTATAAGAAAAAGGGATTCACATGGCATTTACAACTCTTTTATCTTCAGGAACAAACAAGACTCTAACACAAGAAAGACGGTTTGGGGCTTGATTGTCATCTCCCTTCTTAACTTAAGATCTCTGTAACCACTTTTATATAGTACCTGGTGCATTAGACTCATATCATTCTATTGTTACTTTACCTATAGTAACTGCACAATCTTCTGTAAAATCCCAAGTAACAAATGCCAACCAAAGGGAAAAACATCAGTGTGGGTTCTCCCTATTAATGTTTTCACTTGGGAATGTTGAAACCAGGTAAGCCTAAATGATTTgagaaaattaagaatattttcttttcttttggtataCTGTATTTggctttggaaaataaatttactATAAGAACTGAGAAGTTGAGACACTTTCACCAAAAAACaagttttttatttgaaaatcaaaatatttgtgACAATTTATGTCCTACTctgcctttattttttcccagcttactaattgaatatatattattaattgaAGCAGTCTTTGATTCTCTAAATCACACAGCAGTCTACATATTTTATAAGATCCATTTAATAATTTTAGTCCTTTTATTTATGCTTAAGTTGTCAAAGAATCAACATGACTAAGGGTTTAAGGTACATTTCCTTTGCACCTGCTACTCTGCTGTTTTCACGTCTGTCTCCCTTTCACAGAGATGCCCATGTGAAATCCCTCAGAAATCAACTgcctaaaaaa
This genomic window from Camelus bactrianus isolate YW-2024 breed Bactrian camel chromosome 20, ASM4877302v1, whole genome shotgun sequence contains:
- the LOC105061662 gene encoding olfactory receptor 2B6; amino-acid sequence: MFIDFLNFCFRKPRMETLVTNHINDSIPLEFILLGFSDQPWLEFLLFVVFFISYIVTIFGNLTIILVSRLDSRLHTPMYFFLTNLSLLDVCYTTSTVPQLLVNLYSTRKVISYAGCVAQLFVFLALGATECVLLAVMSFDRFVAICWPLHYSVIMHQRLCLQLAAASWVTGFSNSVWLSALTLQLPLCGPYVLDHFLCEVPALLKLSCVDTTANEAELFLVSVLFHLVPLTLILISYAFIAQAVLRIQSAEGRQKAFGTCGSHLIVVSLFYGTAISMYLQPPSTNSKDRGKLVSLFYGIIAPMLNPLIYTLRNKEVKEAFKRLVARVFSIKK